One Yimella lutea DNA window includes the following coding sequences:
- the era gene encoding GTPase Era gives MSEFKAGFACLVGRPNAGKSTLTNALVGQKVAITSSKPQTTRHTIRGIHNTDDSQLVLVDTPGLHKPRTLLGQRLNDVVRETLMDVDVIGFCLPADQKIGPGDQFIANELAELRRGRRKPVIAIATKIDKVPRDRITEHLLAMDKLGDWDEIVPCSAVDGTQVDTVAELLTSYLPNSPKLYPDDVLTDEPEMVMIAELVREAALEGVRDELPHSLAVVVEEMTPREDRPEGKPLMDIRVNVFVERPSQKAIIIGRGGSRLREVGTNSREAIEKLLGQRVFLDLHVKVAKDWQTDPNQLSKLGF, from the coding sequence ATGAGTGAGTTCAAGGCAGGGTTCGCCTGCTTGGTCGGTCGACCGAACGCAGGCAAGTCGACGTTGACGAACGCCCTGGTCGGCCAGAAGGTCGCGATCACCTCGAGCAAGCCGCAGACCACGCGGCACACGATCCGCGGTATCCACAACACCGATGACTCGCAATTGGTGCTGGTCGACACCCCCGGTCTGCACAAGCCGCGCACGCTGCTGGGTCAGCGGCTCAACGACGTCGTCCGTGAGACGCTGATGGACGTCGACGTCATCGGCTTCTGCCTGCCGGCCGACCAGAAGATCGGCCCGGGTGACCAGTTCATCGCCAACGAACTTGCCGAGTTACGCCGTGGACGCCGCAAGCCGGTGATTGCGATCGCCACGAAGATCGACAAGGTGCCGCGCGACCGGATCACCGAGCACCTGCTCGCGATGGACAAACTCGGCGACTGGGACGAGATCGTGCCCTGTTCCGCGGTCGACGGCACCCAGGTCGACACGGTCGCGGAACTGCTGACGTCCTACCTGCCGAACTCGCCGAAGCTGTACCCGGACGACGTGCTGACCGACGAGCCCGAGATGGTGATGATCGCCGAGCTCGTGCGTGAAGCCGCCCTCGAAGGTGTGCGGGACGAGTTGCCGCACAGCCTGGCCGTCGTCGTCGAGGAGATGACTCCACGCGAGGACCGTCCGGAAGGCAAGCCGCTGATGGACATCCGCGTCAACGTCTTCGTCGAACGTCCCTCGCAGAAGGCGATCATCATCGGGCGTGGTGGCTCGCGCCTGCGTGAGGTGGGCACCAATTCTCGCGAGGCCATCGAGAAGCTGCTCGGCCAGCGGGTGTTCCTCGACCTGCACGTGAAGGTCGCCAAGGACTGGCAGACCGACCCGAACCAGTTGTCGAAGTTGGGATTCTGA
- the ybeY gene encoding rRNA maturation RNase YbeY, with protein MSIDVANETDVEVDLEELRECAGWVLQEMRVHPEAELAITVIDEDAMEVLHVKWMDLPGPTDVMSFPMDELRPGRDGIDPEEGILGDLVLCPTVAAKQAEEAGHTPAEEMLLLTVHGILHLLGFDHAEPDERKEMFDLQRTLLLTFLARRPAATSITPPSGD; from the coding sequence GTGAGCATCGACGTCGCCAACGAGACCGACGTCGAGGTCGACCTCGAGGAACTGCGCGAGTGCGCGGGGTGGGTGCTGCAGGAGATGCGCGTGCACCCCGAGGCCGAACTGGCCATCACCGTCATCGACGAGGACGCGATGGAGGTGCTGCACGTGAAGTGGATGGACCTGCCCGGTCCGACCGACGTGATGAGTTTCCCCATGGACGAGCTGCGTCCCGGCCGGGACGGGATCGATCCCGAGGAAGGCATCCTCGGCGACCTCGTGCTCTGCCCCACGGTCGCGGCGAAGCAGGCCGAGGAGGCCGGTCATACACCTGCCGAGGAGATGCTGCTGCTGACCGTGCACGGCATCCTGCACCTGCTCGGGTTCGACCACGCCGAGCCGGACGAGCGCAAGGAGATGTTCGACCTGCAGCGCACGTTGCTGCTGACCTTCCTGGCCCGCAGGCCGGCCGCGACGAGCATCACCCCACCGTCGGGAGACTGA
- a CDS encoding PhoH family protein, translated as MTDSTNSTPHTVQATHAVEVPPDVPMVQLLGPNDELLTTIERAFPKLVIAVRGNGIQLQGDPGDMALVEDLLDELIAIVDAGHPLNRDAVERSIGMLRRKTRERPADVLTMNIVSSRGRTVRPKTLGQKEYVDAIDENTIVFGIGPAGTGKTYLAMAKAVAALQAKEVDRIILTRPAVEAGERLGFLPGSLNEKIDPYLRPLYDALHDMVDPDSIPRLMASGTVEVAPLAYMRGRTLNGAFIILDEAQNTSAEQMKMFLTRLGFGSKMVVTGDVTQVDLPGGTTSGLRVVQDILKGVDDVHFAHLTAQDVVRHRLVSEIVEAYDRFDAHRRTPDKRDGQGPRRAGAAGKKA; from the coding sequence ATGACAGATTCGACCAACAGCACCCCGCACACCGTCCAGGCGACCCACGCCGTCGAAGTACCACCGGATGTGCCGATGGTGCAGTTGCTCGGGCCGAACGACGAGTTGCTCACCACCATCGAGCGCGCGTTCCCGAAGCTGGTGATCGCGGTCCGCGGCAATGGAATCCAGCTGCAGGGCGATCCCGGCGACATGGCTCTGGTCGAGGATCTGCTCGACGAACTCATCGCGATCGTCGACGCCGGTCACCCGCTCAATCGTGACGCCGTGGAACGCTCGATCGGCATGCTGCGCCGCAAGACCCGCGAGCGCCCGGCCGACGTGCTCACGATGAACATTGTCAGCAGTCGCGGCCGCACCGTCCGCCCGAAGACGCTGGGGCAGAAGGAGTACGTCGACGCGATCGACGAGAACACGATCGTGTTCGGCATCGGCCCGGCCGGCACCGGTAAGACCTACCTCGCGATGGCGAAAGCGGTGGCCGCCCTGCAGGCCAAGGAGGTCGACCGGATCATCCTGACCCGTCCGGCGGTCGAGGCCGGCGAGCGTCTTGGCTTCCTGCCCGGGTCGCTCAACGAGAAGATCGACCCCTATCTGCGTCCGCTGTACGACGCACTGCACGACATGGTCGACCCCGACTCGATACCGCGGCTCATGGCGTCCGGCACGGTGGAGGTCGCACCGCTGGCCTACATGCGTGGCCGCACGCTCAACGGAGCGTTCATCATCCTGGACGAGGCCCAGAACACCTCCGCCGAGCAGATGAAGATGTTCCTCACCCGCCTCGGTTTCGGCTCCAAGATGGTCGTCACCGGTGACGTCACCCAGGTCGACCTGCCCGGCGGCACCACCTCCGGGCTGCGGGTCGTCCAGGACATCCTCAAGGGGGTCGACGACGTCCACTTCGCCCACCTCACCGCGCAGGACGTCGTCCGTCACCGCCTTGTGAGCGAGATCGTCGAGGCGTACGACCGCTTCGATGCCCACCGCCGCACCCCTGACAAGCGTGACGGGCAGGGTCCGCGTCGTGCTGGAGCAGCGGGGAAGAAGGCGTGA
- a CDS encoding 16S rRNA (uracil(1498)-N(3))-methyltransferase, which translates to MTAALFLIDAGRLDGVTDGAPLVLDGPEGRHAATVKRIEPGETVLVADGSGTVAQCTVAAAYKDRLDLVVVSTEQQTPQLPRVILVQALAKGDRDDQAIEAATELGVDEVVPWQAERSIVQWKGERGAKAARKWELVVRAAAKQSRRATVPVVGPLLDRRGLAGLANGRTVFVLHEDATTALADVDLAGVEELAIVVGPEGGISPAELSVLEDAGARIVRLGPHVLRSSSAGPAALAVVMSGTRWAHH; encoded by the coding sequence GTGACCGCTGCGCTCTTCCTGATCGACGCCGGACGCCTGGACGGTGTCACTGACGGTGCCCCGCTGGTGCTCGACGGCCCGGAGGGGCGACACGCGGCCACCGTGAAGCGGATCGAGCCGGGGGAAACCGTCTTGGTCGCCGACGGTTCCGGGACGGTCGCTCAGTGCACGGTGGCGGCGGCGTACAAGGACCGGCTCGATCTGGTTGTCGTCAGCACCGAGCAACAGACTCCGCAACTCCCGCGTGTGATCCTCGTCCAGGCGCTCGCCAAGGGCGATCGCGACGACCAAGCCATCGAAGCCGCAACGGAATTGGGTGTCGACGAGGTCGTGCCATGGCAGGCCGAGCGCAGCATCGTGCAGTGGAAGGGCGAGCGCGGCGCGAAGGCTGCGCGCAAGTGGGAGCTGGTCGTTCGTGCGGCGGCCAAGCAGTCCCGCCGGGCCACCGTCCCGGTCGTCGGTCCGTTGCTCGATCGCAGGGGGCTCGCCGGCCTGGCGAACGGCCGCACCGTGTTCGTCCTGCACGAGGACGCAACGACTGCCTTGGCCGATGTCGACCTCGCCGGAGTGGAAGAACTCGCGATCGTGGTCGGACCCGAGGGCGGCATCAGCCCCGCCGAACTGTCGGTGCTCGAGGACGCCGGGGCACGGATCGTCCGTCTCGGACCGCATGTACTGCGCTCGTCGAGCGCCGGGCCGGCAGCTCTCGCGGTCGTCATGTCGGGCACCCGCTGGGCGCACCACTGA
- the dnaJ gene encoding molecular chaperone DnaJ has protein sequence MNDYYADLGVSRDSSAEDIKRAYRKQARKLHPDVNPGPEAEAEFKKISQAYEVLSDPNKRQQYDMGADPFGGQHAGFGGNFSFTDVMDAFFGAGAAGTQGGPRSRVQHGQDALVPLQIDLSTAVFGGAEDLVFDTAILCDTCDGEGSRPGTGRRTCDVCQGAGQVQQVQRSFLGQIMTTRPCGACHGYGEVVESPCPDCSGEGRRRDRRTLKIKVPAGVDTGTRIQLSGEGEVGPGGGPNGDLYVEVRVRKHETFQRRGDDLHCSVELPMTAAALGANLPLQTLDGPRDVEIKAGTQPGDVITLKGLGVTHLRTNMRGDLLVHTNVRTPMNLSDEQRDLLRQLATARGEERPEGNFQRADKGLFGKLRDAFK, from the coding sequence TTGAACGACTACTACGCCGATCTCGGCGTGTCCCGCGACTCCTCGGCGGAGGACATCAAGCGCGCCTACCGCAAGCAGGCCCGCAAGTTGCACCCCGACGTCAACCCGGGGCCGGAGGCCGAGGCCGAGTTCAAGAAGATCTCGCAGGCCTACGAGGTGCTGTCCGACCCGAACAAGCGTCAGCAGTACGACATGGGCGCCGACCCGTTCGGCGGTCAGCACGCAGGGTTCGGCGGCAACTTCAGCTTCACCGACGTCATGGACGCCTTCTTCGGTGCCGGCGCGGCCGGTACGCAGGGTGGCCCGAGGTCTCGCGTCCAGCACGGACAGGACGCCCTCGTCCCGTTGCAGATCGATCTGTCGACCGCCGTTTTCGGTGGCGCCGAGGACCTCGTCTTCGACACCGCGATCCTGTGTGACACGTGCGACGGTGAAGGCTCCCGCCCGGGCACCGGACGCCGCACCTGCGACGTCTGCCAGGGCGCCGGTCAGGTGCAGCAGGTGCAGCGTTCCTTCCTCGGCCAGATCATGACCACCCGTCCGTGCGGTGCCTGTCACGGTTACGGCGAGGTCGTCGAGTCGCCGTGCCCGGACTGCTCCGGCGAGGGACGCCGTCGTGACCGCCGCACGCTGAAGATCAAGGTGCCCGCGGGGGTCGACACCGGCACCCGCATCCAACTGAGCGGCGAGGGCGAGGTGGGCCCCGGTGGTGGCCCGAACGGCGATCTCTACGTCGAGGTGCGGGTCCGCAAGCACGAGACCTTCCAACGTCGGGGCGACGATCTGCACTGCTCGGTCGAACTCCCGATGACCGCGGCCGCCCTCGGTGCCAACCTGCCCCTACAGACCCTCGACGGCCCGCGCGACGTGGAGATCAAGGCCGGCACCCAGCCGGGCGATGTCATCACGCTCAAGGGCCTCGGCGTCACGCACCTGCGCACGAACATGCGCGGCGACCTGCTGGTGCACACCAACGTCCGCACCCCGATGAACCTGTCCGACGAGCAGCGCGATCTGCTGCGTCAGCTCGCCACGGCCCGCGGCGAAGAGCGTCCGGAGGGCAACTTCCAGCGAGCCGACAAGGGACTGTTCGGCAAGCTGCGCGACGCGTTCAAGTGA
- the hrcA gene encoding heat-inducible transcriptional repressor HrcA, whose translation MSEQRRLDVLRAIVQDYVATSEPVGSKALLDRHQLGVSAATIRNDMAALEEEGLISAPHTSAGRVPTDAGYRRFVDQLGHMKPLSRSERVAIETFLQQAVDLDDIVDRTVRLLSSLTHQVAVMQYPSIGTATVRHIELVSLADTKVMVVLIMSTGRVEQRVLTIAHTADQLLSLRDVVNQAAEGRTRAHAADRLDAWAEQRRAGAKPDSHPDDSTPTSVGVIRDFLAEEREERVVMAGTSHLVRSGQDFPETIGPVLDALEEHVVLLRLLQQMEGDDVYVRIGGENAIDGFRTASIVSAPYTAGGIGVLGPTRMDYLTTIAAVRAVARYVSEILEQ comes from the coding sequence ATGAGCGAACAACGCCGTCTCGACGTGCTGCGCGCGATCGTGCAGGACTACGTCGCCACCTCCGAGCCCGTCGGGTCCAAGGCCTTGCTGGATCGTCACCAACTCGGCGTCAGCGCCGCAACGATCCGCAACGACATGGCCGCCCTGGAGGAGGAGGGGCTGATCAGTGCCCCACACACCTCCGCCGGACGTGTCCCAACCGACGCCGGATACCGCCGGTTCGTCGACCAACTCGGCCACATGAAGCCGCTGTCACGCTCCGAGCGTGTCGCCATCGAGACCTTCCTGCAGCAGGCGGTCGACCTCGACGACATCGTCGACCGCACCGTCCGGCTGCTCTCGTCGCTCACCCACCAGGTCGCGGTCATGCAGTACCCGTCGATCGGCACCGCCACCGTCCGTCACATCGAGCTCGTCAGCCTCGCCGACACCAAGGTCATGGTCGTGCTGATCATGTCGACCGGACGGGTGGAGCAGCGGGTGCTGACCATCGCCCACACCGCCGACCAACTCCTCAGCCTGCGCGACGTCGTCAACCAGGCCGCCGAAGGGCGCACCCGCGCTCACGCCGCCGACCGGCTGGACGCCTGGGCCGAGCAGCGCCGCGCAGGCGCGAAGCCTGACTCGCACCCCGACGACTCCACTCCCACGTCCGTCGGCGTGATCCGCGACTTCCTGGCCGAGGAGCGTGAGGAGCGCGTCGTCATGGCCGGCACCTCCCACCTGGTGCGCTCCGGGCAGGACTTCCCAGAGACCATCGGACCGGTGCTGGACGCCTTGGAAGAACACGTCGTTCTGTTGCGTTTGCTGCAGCAGATGGAAGGCGACGACGTCTACGTCCGGATCGGCGGCGAGAACGCCATCGACGGATTCCGGACGGCATCGATCGTCAGCGCTCCGTACACCGCCGGTGGTATCGGTGTGCTGGGTCCGACCCGCATGGACTACCTCACCACCATAGCCGCGGTTCGCGCGGTCGCCCGTTACGTCTCGGAAATTCTCGAGCAGTAA
- a CDS encoding DUF3097 domain-containing protein, producing the protein MTDRYGSDVLSSDWRAPKRGRSQEVAAEPDTVVEEVDTGFVGAVVRVEKVGGMHVVHLEDRRGKVRAFPLGPGFLIDGRPVILTPPRPADAAALAAARATTTRTASGSVAVADQRAKVALGSRIFVEGRHDAELVEKVWGHDLRVEGVVVEMLDGVDDLSAVIRDFAPGPGRRMGILVDHLVRGTKEQRIVDAARALPQSRDHVLILGHPYVDVWQSVRPQKLGWTKWPVIPRGTSWKHGILAELGWPHASQADVARGWKRILGTVDNYADLQPELLGRVEELIDFVTAPV; encoded by the coding sequence GTGACAGACCGATACGGCTCCGATGTGCTCTCCTCCGACTGGCGCGCGCCCAAGCGTGGACGATCCCAGGAGGTCGCCGCGGAGCCCGACACGGTCGTCGAGGAGGTCGACACCGGGTTCGTCGGCGCCGTCGTCCGGGTGGAGAAGGTCGGCGGGATGCACGTGGTGCACCTGGAGGACCGACGCGGCAAGGTGCGCGCGTTCCCGCTCGGCCCGGGCTTCCTCATCGACGGACGCCCGGTGATCCTGACTCCCCCACGCCCGGCGGACGCGGCCGCGCTGGCGGCCGCACGCGCCACCACCACGCGTACGGCGAGTGGGTCGGTCGCCGTGGCCGACCAGCGGGCGAAGGTCGCGCTCGGCTCCCGGATCTTCGTCGAGGGCCGACATGACGCCGAGCTGGTCGAGAAGGTGTGGGGCCACGACCTGCGGGTCGAGGGCGTGGTCGTCGAGATGCTGGACGGCGTGGACGACCTGTCGGCCGTGATCCGCGATTTCGCCCCCGGGCCGGGGCGGCGCATGGGCATCCTCGTCGACCACCTGGTGCGGGGCACCAAGGAGCAGCGCATCGTCGACGCCGCGCGGGCGCTGCCTCAGTCGCGCGACCATGTGCTGATCCTCGGCCACCCGTACGTCGACGTGTGGCAGAGCGTGCGTCCGCAAAAGCTGGGTTGGACCAAGTGGCCGGTGATACCGCGCGGCACCTCGTGGAAGCACGGCATCCTTGCCGAGCTCGGCTGGCCGCACGCCTCTCAGGCTGACGTCGCGCGCGGGTGGAAGCGCATTCTCGGCACGGTCGACAACTACGCCGATCTGCAGCCGGAGCTGCTCGGCCGCGTCGAGGAGCTCATCGACTTCGTCACCGCTCCGGTCTGA
- a CDS encoding NUDIX hydrolase, which translates to MTSRPAASLHADLVAVVVSVGTCAGAPDQGPMVLAAGDPLHLPAGPLRTDHHSLQNGARAFVAEQTGHSLGFVEQLYTFADLGRDGSAGRAVSISYLGLTRAAADDGWRDVYDLLPWEDRRSERSIALCDKLISELRRWSTDASERIAHIFGDGELPWRPELALQRYELLWEAGLVADSPNAADGVDGLTGPAMHSDHRRILATGLSRLRSTIQYRPLVFELMPPTFTLGELQAVVEALVGAGLHKQNFRRSVEQQALVEPTDDTSRATGGRPARLYRFRREAIAARGQVGTKVPIPRSR; encoded by the coding sequence ATGACCTCTCGCCCGGCCGCGTCGCTGCATGCCGACCTGGTGGCGGTCGTCGTCTCGGTCGGCACCTGCGCGGGCGCGCCCGATCAGGGACCGATGGTGCTCGCCGCCGGCGATCCACTGCACCTTCCGGCGGGCCCGTTGCGCACCGACCACCACTCGCTGCAGAACGGCGCGCGAGCGTTCGTTGCGGAACAGACGGGGCACTCCCTGGGCTTCGTGGAGCAGCTCTATACGTTTGCCGACCTGGGCCGCGACGGTTCCGCCGGTCGGGCGGTGTCGATCTCCTACCTGGGGCTCACGCGGGCGGCCGCCGACGACGGCTGGCGCGATGTCTACGACCTGCTGCCGTGGGAAGATCGCCGTTCAGAGCGATCAATCGCGTTGTGCGACAAGCTGATCAGCGAGCTGCGCAGGTGGTCGACCGATGCGTCCGAACGCATCGCGCACATCTTCGGTGATGGTGAACTGCCATGGCGTCCCGAGCTGGCGCTGCAACGTTACGAGTTGCTCTGGGAGGCCGGACTGGTTGCGGATTCGCCCAACGCCGCTGACGGCGTCGACGGCCTCACCGGCCCCGCGATGCACTCCGACCACCGCCGCATCCTCGCGACGGGTCTGTCCAGGCTGCGCTCGACGATCCAGTACCGCCCACTCGTGTTCGAGCTCATGCCCCCGACGTTCACCCTGGGCGAGCTGCAGGCGGTGGTCGAGGCGTTGGTCGGCGCCGGCCTGCACAAACAGAACTTCCGCCGCTCGGTCGAACAGCAGGCGCTGGTGGAGCCGACCGATGACACCTCTCGCGCCACCGGCGGACGACCGGCGCGGCTCTACCGCTTCCGTCGCGAGGCCATTGCGGCCCGCGGCCAGGTGGGCACCAAGGTGCCGATCCCCCGATCGCGCTGA
- the nadA gene encoding quinolinate synthase NadA: MSTATYEKVRHLIPEVEWAVFEPEIEAIEALKREHDAVILAHNYMTPEVFHGVADIVGDSLALAREAQHVTAGTIVLAGVHFMAETAKLLNPAKRVLLPDLRSGCSLAESITPEDIAELRRQHPGVPVVTYVNTSAAVKAASDICCTSGNAVEIIESLGVDRVIMIPDQYLARNIAARTGVEVITHPGACEVHERFTPADIDDIRSGNPGVTVIAHPECPPNVVAASDFSGSTAQMIDFVGQVSRAGVPDAGGRRKVALITECSMSDNVAAEHPDVDFVRPCNLCPHMKRNTLTAIRRSLELGQHEITLDPTLEAPARRAIERMLAVK, from the coding sequence ATGTCGACAGCCACGTACGAGAAGGTCCGCCACCTCATCCCCGAGGTCGAGTGGGCCGTCTTCGAGCCGGAGATCGAGGCGATCGAAGCGCTGAAGCGCGAGCACGACGCCGTGATTCTGGCGCACAACTACATGACGCCAGAGGTCTTCCACGGCGTGGCAGATATCGTCGGCGACTCCCTCGCCCTCGCCCGCGAGGCGCAGCACGTCACGGCCGGCACGATCGTGCTCGCCGGGGTGCACTTCATGGCCGAGACGGCAAAGCTGCTCAACCCGGCCAAGCGGGTGCTGCTGCCTGACCTGCGTTCGGGTTGCTCGCTGGCCGAGAGCATCACGCCGGAGGACATCGCCGAGCTTCGCCGGCAACACCCGGGTGTGCCGGTGGTCACCTATGTCAACACCAGCGCGGCGGTGAAGGCCGCGAGTGACATCTGCTGCACCTCCGGCAACGCGGTCGAGATCATCGAGTCGCTGGGGGTCGACCGGGTCATCATGATCCCCGACCAGTACCTCGCCCGGAACATCGCTGCCCGCACCGGCGTCGAGGTGATCACCCACCCGGGTGCGTGCGAGGTGCACGAGCGCTTCACGCCCGCCGACATCGACGACATCCGCTCGGGCAACCCCGGCGTGACGGTCATCGCCCACCCCGAGTGCCCGCCGAATGTGGTTGCCGCATCGGACTTCTCGGGTTCGACCGCCCAGATGATCGACTTCGTCGGCCAGGTGTCCCGGGCGGGCGTGCCCGACGCCGGCGGACGCCGCAAGGTCGCCCTCATCACCGAATGCTCGATGAGCGACAACGTGGCCGCCGAGCACCCCGACGTCGACTTCGTGCGCCCGTGCAACCTGTGCCCGCACATGAAGCGCAACACGCTCACCGCGATCCGTCGCTCGCTCGAACTCGGCCAGCACGAGATCACTCTCGACCCCACCCTCGAAGCACCCGCGCGCCGCGCCATCGAGCGCATGCTCGCGGTCAAGTAG
- a CDS encoding L-aspartate oxidase, producing the protein MNKPVIIGSGLAGLTAAWALSPADCVLVTPGTLTDNAASMWAQGGIAAALADDDTPELHAADTVRAGAFVGDTRTIRRITEAATDVVGLLAELGVPFDHTADGRLDLALEGGHSRSRVAHAGDSSGAAITRTMAAAVRGLPSVQALERHTARRLLTDSDGAICGVEVLDASGAVLVLETDAVVLATGGMGALWPCTTNPATALGQGVAMAARVGARTDDLHLVQFHPTALDVPAFPNPLLTEALRGAGAILTADGERFVHELQPRDVVAAAVWEQLRAGRQVRLDCREISSVVTRFAAVAELCGAHGFDLASDLLPVRPALHYAMGGVTVDAQARTSVPGLWAVGEVSRTGLHGANRLASNSLLEAVVTGRAAADSIRGADTRWTPRVLPVDPATVVPPSAGAAVDLGEVRTILGASCGVLRDGESLEGAVDRLAELRHDDAGYVAWLVARSALLHPHTVGAHRRIDEQLETAAAQEVPA; encoded by the coding sequence ATGAACAAGCCGGTCATCATCGGCTCGGGCCTCGCGGGTCTCACCGCCGCTTGGGCCCTCTCGCCCGCCGATTGCGTGCTCGTCACGCCGGGCACGCTCACCGACAACGCGGCGAGCATGTGGGCCCAGGGCGGCATCGCGGCAGCTCTCGCCGACGACGACACCCCCGAGTTGCATGCGGCCGACACGGTGCGGGCCGGGGCGTTCGTCGGCGACACCCGCACCATTCGCCGCATCACGGAGGCGGCGACCGATGTCGTCGGTTTGCTCGCCGAGCTCGGCGTGCCGTTCGACCACACAGCCGACGGACGGCTCGACCTCGCGCTCGAGGGCGGCCACAGCCGCAGCCGCGTCGCGCACGCCGGCGACTCCTCCGGTGCCGCAATCACCCGGACGATGGCCGCCGCCGTCCGGGGTCTGCCGTCGGTGCAGGCGTTGGAACGGCACACCGCCCGCCGCCTGCTGACCGATTCGGACGGCGCGATCTGCGGTGTCGAGGTGCTCGACGCCTCGGGCGCGGTGCTCGTGCTCGAGACCGACGCCGTCGTGCTGGCGACCGGTGGGATGGGTGCGCTGTGGCCGTGCACCACGAACCCGGCGACCGCGCTGGGGCAGGGTGTCGCGATGGCTGCGCGGGTGGGTGCCCGCACCGACGATCTGCACCTCGTGCAGTTCCACCCCACCGCTCTCGACGTGCCGGCCTTTCCCAACCCCCTGCTGACCGAAGCGCTGCGTGGCGCCGGCGCGATCCTGACCGCCGACGGCGAGCGATTCGTGCACGAACTCCAACCGCGCGACGTGGTTGCTGCCGCGGTGTGGGAACAGCTGCGGGCGGGGCGTCAGGTTCGCCTCGATTGCCGCGAGATCTCTTCTGTTGTAACGCGTTTCGCTGCGGTTGCCGAGCTCTGCGGGGCGCACGGATTCGACCTCGCCAGCGACCTGCTGCCGGTGCGGCCGGCCCTGCACTACGCCATGGGTGGCGTCACAGTCGACGCCCAGGCGCGCACCTCAGTGCCCGGTCTCTGGGCCGTCGGCGAGGTGTCGCGCACCGGCCTGCACGGAGCCAATCGCTTGGCCTCCAACTCTTTGCTCGAAGCGGTGGTGACCGGCCGCGCGGCGGCCGACTCGATCCGGGGAGCCGACACCCGTTGGACCCCGCGGGTGCTGCCGGTCGACCCAGCCACCGTGGTGCCGCCGTCCGCGGGCGCTGCGGTCGACCTCGGCGAGGTGCGAACGATCCTCGGCGCCAGCTGTGGGGTGTTGCGCGACGGCGAGTCGCTCGAGGGCGCGGTCGACCGACTCGCCGAGTTGCGGCACGACGATGCGGGCTACGTCGCCTGGCTCGTCGCCCGCTCGGCTCTCTTGCACCCGCACACCGTGGGCGCCCACCGACGCATCGACGAGCAGCTCGAAACCGCTGCGGCACAGGAGGTTCCGGCATGA
- the nadC gene encoding carboxylating nicotinate-nucleotide diphosphorylase, which translates to MIDAQIGMEIDRIVRTALAEDLGQAGDLTTTTTVPSDIQGSAHLVARQGGVVSGVRAAQHAFDLVDASLEVDWFVSDGATVAPGTRIATVTGSAASILTAERTALNLLGHLSGIATRTAGFVRLVDGTGARIADTRKTTPGLRALEKRAVADGGGVNHRFGLHDAILLKDNHIGLGGGLDKVLARLAERSGHLVRVEVEVDTLDQLRELLAFDADRLGRRLPPVVHGVLLDNMKPALIREAVGLIDDHPASLVIEVSGGVDETTVRGLAEAGAQIISIGALTHSVRTLDIGLDL; encoded by the coding sequence ATGATCGATGCTCAGATCGGGATGGAGATCGACCGCATCGTGCGCACGGCTCTTGCCGAAGACCTCGGCCAGGCCGGCGATCTCACCACCACGACCACCGTGCCGTCCGACATCCAGGGCAGCGCGCACCTGGTCGCCCGTCAGGGCGGTGTCGTCTCCGGGGTGCGCGCGGCGCAGCACGCCTTCGACCTGGTCGACGCCTCGCTGGAGGTCGACTGGTTCGTGTCCGACGGTGCGACGGTCGCGCCGGGCACGCGCATCGCGACGGTCACCGGGAGTGCCGCATCGATCCTCACGGCCGAACGCACCGCACTGAATCTGCTCGGTCACCTCAGCGGCATCGCCACCCGCACCGCAGGGTTCGTGCGTCTCGTCGACGGCACGGGTGCCCGCATCGCCGACACCCGCAAGACCACCCCCGGGCTACGCGCCCTGGAGAAGCGCGCGGTGGCCGACGGTGGCGGGGTCAACCACCGCTTCGGGCTGCACGACGCAATTCTGTTGAAGGACAACCACATCGGGCTCGGCGGCGGTCTCGACAAGGTGCTCGCCAGGCTCGCCGAACGCTCGGGTCACCTGGTGCGGGTCGAGGTGGAGGTCGACACTCTCGACCAGTTGCGCGAACTGCTCGCCTTCGATGCCGACCGGCTCGGGCGCCGCCTCCCGCCGGTGGTGCACGGTGTGCTGCTCGACAACATGAAGCCCGCCCTCATCCGCGAGGCCGTCGGCCTGATCGACGACCACCCTGCATCGCTGGTCATCGAGGTCTCCGGCGGCGTCGACGAGACGACCGTGCGCGGGTTGGCCGAGGCAGGTGCGCAGATCATCTCGATCGGTGCCCTGACCCACAGCGTCCGCACGCTCGACATCGGCCTCGACCTGTAA